From one Amaranthus tricolor cultivar Red isolate AtriRed21 chromosome 17, ASM2621246v1, whole genome shotgun sequence genomic stretch:
- the LOC130804461 gene encoding uncharacterized protein LOC130804461, protein MEMAPSKEEETPTNTNTEDIEEDEDLPILSPYALEALQEFLASQSKSDSDIQQQQPQQQDDSLPLLKEDWRMSQFWYSPHTAITVADEVFYLLSLFTDLDVLPSVACISCPTLFIYLKKMYPTMNVQLLEYDKRFDQYGSDFTFYDYNLPEDLPQEMKHGYQIVVADPPYLSEECLKKVAQTIGLLAQPRKHFLLLLTGEVQRDRAASLLGLRSCGFRPEHSSKLGNEFRLYTNYNPGDRLGGWELEE, encoded by the exons ATGGAGATGGCGCcttcaaaagaagaagaaacaccCACCAACACCAACACCGAAGACATTGAAGAAGACGAAGATCTACCAATTCTGAGTCCCTACGCTTTGGAAGCTCTTCAAGAGTTCTTGGCTTCACAATCCAAATCTGATTCAGATATTCAACAACAGCAACCGCAACAACAAGATGATTCGCTGCCTTTGCTAAAAGAAGATTGGAGAATGAGTCAATTTTGGTACTCACCTCACACCGCCATTACCGTTGCTGATGAAGTTTTCTATCTCCTTTCGCTTTTCACTGACCTTGATGTTCTCCCTTCAGTTGCTTGTATTTCTTGCCCTACTCTCTTCATTTATCTTAAG AAAATGTATCCAACTATGAATGTGCAACTTCTTGAATACGACAAACGTTTTGACCAATATGGAAGTGATTTTACATTCTACGATTACAATCTACCAGAAGATTTGCCGCAAGAAATGAAACATGGGTACCAGATCGTAGTAGCAGATCCTCCTTATTTG AGTGAGGAATGCTTGAAGAAGGTTGCTCAAACTATAGGACTTCTTGCACAACCTCGGAAACATTTCTTGCTTTTGCTCACAG GTGAGGTGCAGAGGGATAGAGCAGCAAGCCTCTTAGGACTGCGGTCATGTGGCTTTCGTCCGGAGCACTCCAGCAAACTTGGGAATGAATTCCGACTTTATACCAACTATAATCCCGGTGATCGGTTAGGAGGCTGGGAGCTAGAAGAGTAG
- the LOC130804459 gene encoding geranylgeranyl transferase type-2 subunit beta 1 isoform X2, with translation MEHLRMNGAYWGLTTLDLLGKLQVVDQDEVIPWVMQCQHESGGFGGNTGHDPHILYTLSAVQILALFDKLHILDVAKVTNYIVGLQNEDGSFSGDMWGEVDTRFSYIAICCLSLLHQLDKINVEKAVEYIVRCKNLDGGFGCTPGGESHAGQIFCCVGALAITGCLHHVDKDLLGWWLCERQVKSGGLNGRPEKLPDVCYSWWVLSSLIMIDRVHWIDKEKLVNFILNCQDLEKGGISDRPDDAVDVFHTYFGVAGLSLLEYPGVKAVDPAYALPVDVVNRILIGS, from the exons ATGGAGCACCTTAGAATGAATGGTGCTTACTGGGGGCTGACAACACTGGATCTTCTCGGAAAGCTTCAAGTTGTGGATCAAGATGAAGTTATTCCATGGGTTATGCAGTGTCAACATGAATCTG GTGGATTTGGTGGTAATACAGGGCATGATCCACATATACTTTATACTCTCAGTGCTGTCCAAATTTTAGCTCTATTTGATAAGCTACATATTCTTGATGTGGCTAAGGTGACAAACT ATATTGTGGGGCTGCAAAATGAGGATGGGTCTTTTTCGGGAGACATGTGGGGAGAAGTTGATACAAG GTTTTCATATATTGCAATATGTTGTCTGTCACTGTTACATCAATTGGACAAAATTAATGTGGAGAAGGCTGTGGAGTACATTGTAAGATGTAAAAACCTTGACGGTGGATTTGGATGCACACCTGGTGGAGAATCACACGCTGGACAAA TATTTTGCTGTGTTGGGGCTCTTGCTATAACGGGTTGTCTGCATCATGTTGACAAGGACCTTCTTGGTTGGTGGTTGTGTGAGCGCCAAGTGAAATCAGGAGGTCTAAATGGTCGACCAGAGAAGCTTCCAGAT GTCTGCTACTCTTGGTGGGTGCTTTCTAGCTTGATAATGATTGACAGAGTGCACTGGATTGACAAAGAAAAGCTCGTTAATTTCATCTTAAACTGCCAG GACTTGGAGAAAGGAGGAATCTCGGATAGGCCGGATGATGCTGTTGATGTTTTCCACACATACTTTGGAGTAGCAG GTTTGTCACTGCTTGAATATCCAGGAGTGAAAGCTGTGGATCCTGCTTATGCATTGCCAGTTGATGTGGTAAACAGGATTCTAATTGGCTCGTAA
- the LOC130804459 gene encoding geranylgeranyl transferase type-2 subunit beta 1 isoform X1, giving the protein MGDLAAEKHVRYIISVEKKKDAFESVVMEHLRMNGAYWGLTTLDLLGKLQVVDQDEVIPWVMQCQHESGGFGGNTGHDPHILYTLSAVQILALFDKLHILDVAKVTNYIVGLQNEDGSFSGDMWGEVDTRFSYIAICCLSLLHQLDKINVEKAVEYIVRCKNLDGGFGCTPGGESHAGQIFCCVGALAITGCLHHVDKDLLGWWLCERQVKSGGLNGRPEKLPDVCYSWWVLSSLIMIDRVHWIDKEKLVNFILNCQDLEKGGISDRPDDAVDVFHTYFGVAGLSLLEYPGVKAVDPAYALPVDVVNRILIGS; this is encoded by the exons ATGGGGGACTTGGCTGCTGAGAAGCATGTGCGATATATTATATCAGTTGAAAAG AAGAAGGATGCATTTGAGTCGGTGGTCATGGAGCACCTTAGAATGAATGGTGCTTACTGGGGGCTGACAACACTGGATCTTCTCGGAAAGCTTCAAGTTGTGGATCAAGATGAAGTTATTCCATGGGTTATGCAGTGTCAACATGAATCTG GTGGATTTGGTGGTAATACAGGGCATGATCCACATATACTTTATACTCTCAGTGCTGTCCAAATTTTAGCTCTATTTGATAAGCTACATATTCTTGATGTGGCTAAGGTGACAAACT ATATTGTGGGGCTGCAAAATGAGGATGGGTCTTTTTCGGGAGACATGTGGGGAGAAGTTGATACAAG GTTTTCATATATTGCAATATGTTGTCTGTCACTGTTACATCAATTGGACAAAATTAATGTGGAGAAGGCTGTGGAGTACATTGTAAGATGTAAAAACCTTGACGGTGGATTTGGATGCACACCTGGTGGAGAATCACACGCTGGACAAA TATTTTGCTGTGTTGGGGCTCTTGCTATAACGGGTTGTCTGCATCATGTTGACAAGGACCTTCTTGGTTGGTGGTTGTGTGAGCGCCAAGTGAAATCAGGAGGTCTAAATGGTCGACCAGAGAAGCTTCCAGAT GTCTGCTACTCTTGGTGGGTGCTTTCTAGCTTGATAATGATTGACAGAGTGCACTGGATTGACAAAGAAAAGCTCGTTAATTTCATCTTAAACTGCCAG GACTTGGAGAAAGGAGGAATCTCGGATAGGCCGGATGATGCTGTTGATGTTTTCCACACATACTTTGGAGTAGCAG GTTTGTCACTGCTTGAATATCCAGGAGTGAAAGCTGTGGATCCTGCTTATGCATTGCCAGTTGATGTGGTAAACAGGATTCTAATTGGCTCGTAA
- the LOC130804458 gene encoding pentatricopeptide repeat-containing protein At3g29230-like isoform X2, with protein sequence MKYARFLFDRMLYPDVVVYNVMFKGYSHNGDHKEVIFLFRKLMDFHIKPSCYTFPLILKSCGKLAMMCLGAGEVGSAHKVFGEIPSRSIFSDTFMISGFISDGNMKSARELFDVAAERDIVLWNTMISGYISIEDMEAAQILFDKMPHKDTMSWNTMLNGYANIGKIEACENLFEVMPMRNIFSWNGLIAAYANEGSFFEVLTTFERMLSEAEVLPSDATLVTVLSACARLGALDLGMWLHVYAQRRGYKGNVFVENALMDMYAKCGKIEHAINVFKGLIKKDLVSWNIIIGGLAMHGHASDALAFFDEMKNIGVKPDAVTFVNVLCACTHIGLHDEGLAYFQSMTNYSISPRIEHYGCLIDLYARAGRLVEALNIVKAMPMKADAVIWACLLGASRIYKDAEIAELALEQLIRLEPGNPTSYLTLSNIYGDAGKWDSVSKLKVAMRDTSSRKIPGYSVIEINDKIVEFCAFDQKHPETEEIYACLHNLSKLIQTISFPFMEMGLD encoded by the exons ATGAAATATGCTCGCTTTCTGTTTGATCGAATGCTTTATCCAGATGTTGTAGTTTACAATGTGATGTTCAAGGGGTATAGCCATAATGGGGATCACAAAGAAGTGATTTTTTTGTTCAGGAAATTGATGGACTTCCATATAAAACCAAGCTGTTATACATTTCCCTTGATTCTGAAATCTTGTGGGAAATTGGCGATGATGTGTTTAG GGGCTGGTGAAGTTGGATCAGCACATAAGGTCTTCGGTGAAATACCTTCCAGAAGTATTTTTTCTGATACCTTTATGATCAGTGGCTTTATTTCCGATGGCAATATGAAATCAGCGAGAGAACTTTTTGACGTAGCTGCTGAGAGAGATATTGTCTTATGGAACACCATGATTTCAGGCTATATTAGTATTGAAGATATGGAAGCTGCTCAAATTCTCTTTGACAAAATGCCACATAAGGATACGATGTCATGGAATACTATGTTAAATGGGTATGCAAATATTGGAAAGATCGAGGCATGCGAAAATTTGTTTGAAGTGATGCCAATGAGAAATATTTTTTCCTGGAATGGACTAATAGCTGCATATGCCAATGAGGGCTCCTTTTTCGAAGTTTTGACCACTTTTGAGCGAATGCTCTCGGAAGCGGAGGTGCTTCCGAGTGATGCAACCTTGGTTACTGTATTATCAGCATGTGCAAGACTGGGTGCGCTAGACCTAGGAATGTGGTTGCATGTATACGCTCAGCGCAGGGGATATAAAGGAAATGTTTTTGTCGAAAATGCTCTGATGGATATGTATGCAAAATGTGGAAAAATAGAACATGCTATAAATGTGTTTAAAGGCTTGATTAAGAAAGATCTGGTTTCTTGGAATATCATTATTGGTGGTTTAGCAATGCATGGTCATGCTTCGGATGCCTTGGCATTCTTTGATGAGATGAAAAATATTGGCGTAAAACCTGATGCAGTCACCTTTGTCAATGTTCTATGTGCATGTACTCATATCGGCTTGCATGACGAGGGGTTGGCTTATTTTCAAAGCATGACCAATTATTCAATCAGCCCTCGGATTGAGCACTATGGCTGTCTGATAGATTTGTATGCCCGAGCTGGTCGTCTTGTCGAAGCCCTAAATATTGTAAAAGCGATGCCTATGAAAGCGGATGCTGTCATATGGGCATGCTTACTTGGGGCCTCTAGAATTTACAAAGATGCGGAGATAGCTGAGCTGGCTCTCGAACAACTGATTCGGCTTGAGCCAGGGAATCCAACAAGTTACCTTACATTGTCAAATATTTATGGGGATGCTGGAAAATGGGATTCTGTATCTAAGTTAAAAGTTGCCATGAGGGATACCAGCTCTAGGAAAATTCCTGGCTATAGCGTGATAGAAATTAACGATAAAATAGTCGAATTCTGTGCATTTGATCAGAAGCATCCTGAGACTGAGGAAATATATGCATGCTTGCATAACTTGTCGAAGTTAATACAGACTATAAGCTTTCCATTTATGGAAATGGGGTTAGATTAG
- the LOC130804458 gene encoding pentatricopeptide repeat-containing protein At3g29230-like isoform X1, with product MKYARFLFDRMLYPDVVVYNVMFKGYSHNGDHKEVIFLFRKLMDFHIKPSCYTFPLILKSCGKLAMMCLGELLHSLAIKNGFKANPFVGNTLIEMYSGAGEVGSAHKVFGEIPSRSIFSDTFMISGFISDGNMKSARELFDVAAERDIVLWNTMISGYISIEDMEAAQILFDKMPHKDTMSWNTMLNGYANIGKIEACENLFEVMPMRNIFSWNGLIAAYANEGSFFEVLTTFERMLSEAEVLPSDATLVTVLSACARLGALDLGMWLHVYAQRRGYKGNVFVENALMDMYAKCGKIEHAINVFKGLIKKDLVSWNIIIGGLAMHGHASDALAFFDEMKNIGVKPDAVTFVNVLCACTHIGLHDEGLAYFQSMTNYSISPRIEHYGCLIDLYARAGRLVEALNIVKAMPMKADAVIWACLLGASRIYKDAEIAELALEQLIRLEPGNPTSYLTLSNIYGDAGKWDSVSKLKVAMRDTSSRKIPGYSVIEINDKIVEFCAFDQKHPETEEIYACLHNLSKLIQTISFPFMEMGLD from the coding sequence ATGAAATATGCTCGCTTTCTGTTTGATCGAATGCTTTATCCAGATGTTGTAGTTTACAATGTGATGTTCAAGGGGTATAGCCATAATGGGGATCACAAAGAAGTGATTTTTTTGTTCAGGAAATTGATGGACTTCCATATAAAACCAAGCTGTTATACATTTCCCTTGATTCTGAAATCTTGTGGGAAATTGGCGATGATGTGTTTAGGTGAGCTACTTCACTCTCTTGCAATTAAGAACGGATTTAAAGCGAACCCATTTGTGGGTAACACATTAATTGAGATGTATTCAGGGGCTGGTGAAGTTGGATCAGCACATAAGGTCTTCGGTGAAATACCTTCCAGAAGTATTTTTTCTGATACCTTTATGATCAGTGGCTTTATTTCCGATGGCAATATGAAATCAGCGAGAGAACTTTTTGACGTAGCTGCTGAGAGAGATATTGTCTTATGGAACACCATGATTTCAGGCTATATTAGTATTGAAGATATGGAAGCTGCTCAAATTCTCTTTGACAAAATGCCACATAAGGATACGATGTCATGGAATACTATGTTAAATGGGTATGCAAATATTGGAAAGATCGAGGCATGCGAAAATTTGTTTGAAGTGATGCCAATGAGAAATATTTTTTCCTGGAATGGACTAATAGCTGCATATGCCAATGAGGGCTCCTTTTTCGAAGTTTTGACCACTTTTGAGCGAATGCTCTCGGAAGCGGAGGTGCTTCCGAGTGATGCAACCTTGGTTACTGTATTATCAGCATGTGCAAGACTGGGTGCGCTAGACCTAGGAATGTGGTTGCATGTATACGCTCAGCGCAGGGGATATAAAGGAAATGTTTTTGTCGAAAATGCTCTGATGGATATGTATGCAAAATGTGGAAAAATAGAACATGCTATAAATGTGTTTAAAGGCTTGATTAAGAAAGATCTGGTTTCTTGGAATATCATTATTGGTGGTTTAGCAATGCATGGTCATGCTTCGGATGCCTTGGCATTCTTTGATGAGATGAAAAATATTGGCGTAAAACCTGATGCAGTCACCTTTGTCAATGTTCTATGTGCATGTACTCATATCGGCTTGCATGACGAGGGGTTGGCTTATTTTCAAAGCATGACCAATTATTCAATCAGCCCTCGGATTGAGCACTATGGCTGTCTGATAGATTTGTATGCCCGAGCTGGTCGTCTTGTCGAAGCCCTAAATATTGTAAAAGCGATGCCTATGAAAGCGGATGCTGTCATATGGGCATGCTTACTTGGGGCCTCTAGAATTTACAAAGATGCGGAGATAGCTGAGCTGGCTCTCGAACAACTGATTCGGCTTGAGCCAGGGAATCCAACAAGTTACCTTACATTGTCAAATATTTATGGGGATGCTGGAAAATGGGATTCTGTATCTAAGTTAAAAGTTGCCATGAGGGATACCAGCTCTAGGAAAATTCCTGGCTATAGCGTGATAGAAATTAACGATAAAATAGTCGAATTCTGTGCATTTGATCAGAAGCATCCTGAGACTGAGGAAATATATGCATGCTTGCATAACTTGTCGAAGTTAATACAGACTATAAGCTTTCCATTTATGGAAATGGGGTTAGATTAG